The nucleotide window GCGCCGGAGCGCGATCTCAAACAGATCCACAACCTCCTGAAGCTTCCGTGGGCACCCAAGCGCGAGAGCTTGCGGCTGGATGAGGTCGGGTTTTACCTCGCCATCCTCTCGAAGAACGCCTACCGCGTCGTCGTGCGCGAGTGGCTGGCGCTCGACCTCGCGGACGTCAAGAAGAGGCTGGACGCATTCCTCGAAGCGACCAGCATCGTCCGACCGGGTGGAGGCGAGCCGCATCCTGTTTCGATCCAGCAGACGCTGAAGGCGCTCGATGGCGGGAGTCCGAATCTCGGGCGTGACCTCCTCCGCACTGCCTTCGCGGATGCGCCACTCCCGCAGACCATCCTCCAGCCGTGCCTCGCCCGGCTCCGCGTCCTCTTCGTCAAGGGCGACGCGCCGTGGTGGCAGGAGCACGCGCTCGCCGCCCTCCTCAAGCTCACCCTCTCTCACCAACCCGGTACTGCCATGACTGATTCTGCTGAACGAGAAAAAGCGTACCTCTGCGGAAAGCTCCTCGCGGTCCTCGGTCGCATCCAGCAAGATGCTCTCACGACCGACAACGTTGTCAAAACTAAGGAGGGCGAAGAAGGCACCCCCTCAGCATCGCTCAACCGGACGGTCACTCAGCGTGTGTTCGCAGCGGCATCCACAGCCCCCGAGCCTTACCTGACGCCGCTTGTTCAGCGTGCGACTGTCGCGCATCTCCCTAAGCTCCCGGAAGGTCCCCAAAGGTCGAGCAAGCCGAATGAGAAAGACTATCGGTGGACACCGGATCGTGGGGAGCGCGAGCTGCGCGGGCTGATGGCGGAGATCGACAAGTCCGGTGGCTTCCCCCACATTCTAGACCTACACGGCCAAGCACAGTTCGCACTCGGCTTCTACCGGCAGCGCGCCGACTTCTTCTCATCATCCACCCCCGAGACCCCTTCCGACCATGACTGAGCACATCATCACCGACCCCGAGAAGCGTCACGACTTCGTCTTCCTCTTCGACGTCACCGACGGCAACCCCAACGGCGACCCTGACGGCGACAACACGCCACGCTTCGACCCCGAGACCCGGCAGGGCCTCGTCACCGACGTTTGCATCAAGCGCAAAATCCGCGACTACGCCCACGAGATGGCCGGGGCCGACATCTTCATTCAGAGCGAGAAGACCCTCAATACGCGGATCAAAGAGGCCGCCGAGGCGAACGACATCCCGAAGCCAAAGAACAACAAGGTCGTGGTCCCCGAGCTTCAGGGACACGTCGCCGCGGCCTACCTCGACGTGCGTCTCTTCGGAGCCGTTCTCTCGACCGGCGACTACAACGCCGGGCAAGTGCGCGGGCCGGTGCAACTCACATTCTCGCGCTCGGTGGACCCGATCCTGCCTCTCTCGGTCACGATCACGCGGCAGGCGCGGACAACGGAGAAGCGGGCAGAAACGGGGAAGACTGAGATCGGGCGGAAGGCCATCGTCCCTTACGCGCTCTACCGAGGGCACGGGTTCTACAGCCCGCACCTCGGTGAGCGAGTCGGTGTCTCGCAGGAAGACCTCGCGCTCTTCTGGGAGGCGTTCGCCCGCATGTTCGAGTACGACCGCTCGGCGGCGCGTGGGCAGATGGTCCTCCGCGAGGCGTATATCTTCACGCACGACAGTCCTCGTGGCAACGCACCGGCCCATCGCCTTTTCGAGCGCATCCGGTTCGAGGAGGCGAACGGCGATGTGCCGCGCTCCTTCGACCACTACCGCGACCGGCTCATCGTGGACGAGGGCGGCCTGCCGGACACCATCGCGCTGACGAGGCTCACGGACGTAGCCTGGGGCTGAGCCGTGGCGGTCTCACACGACTTCGCTGAGTTGCAGGACTTCCAGGTTCGGCACGGCGCGGACGCGCGCGTCGTTGGTGAGCAGAACAGCGCAGCCATGCAAGCGAGCCGTAGCGGCGTGGATTGCGTCGGGCAGCTTGAGGGCCGTCGTGGCGGCGCGGAGTCGGGCCGCTTCGATGAGCACACTGCGAGACACGGGTTCGACTGCGAGGCCACCGTGCGCACGGACGACGCGCAGAAAGCTCCGCTCGCGTTCGGCATCTCGGTCCCGGAGGGGGTGAACGAGAACCTCCGACAGCGTGAGTTCGCTTGTGAGCGCAGTCAGAGCACCACTGGCGACGGCCCTCACGACGGGCCTCAGGGCCGACTCGTACACCGCCGACCCCTCGACGACATAGATGAACACGTTCGAGTCGAAGTAGACGCGTCGGCCAGCGATCCGGTCGAGGAGGGTCACGACGGCCCCTGCTCTCGGCGTGCGAACGGCTCGTCCCATTCGTCCCGGAGTGCGCGGAGGTCCCGGTCGATCTCGTCGGCGGTCCGGCCGCTCGGCGCGATCCCGAAGGCTTGGTCGAGCGGAAGCGGGGGAAGCGGTTCCAGTTCGGCGGCGGTCGGGAGGTCGTCGAGCGAGGATGGGGTCGCAGTCTCGTCCGGCGGTGCGCCGTCGCCGGACGGCTCGGGGAGCAGGATGATGACCTCGGCGTCGGTGCCGGCGGGGAGGGCGTCGTCCTGGAGCTCGATGCGGCCGCCGGGCTGGACGCGGACGCGCTTGCGGAGGGCCTTGTTCATAGGTCGGTGCAGAGGGTCTGGCCGGTGAACGATTTCTCAGCCCATCGGATCCAGAGCAGTGGCTCGCCCGGCGGCTGGCGTGACGCCGAGGTCGTCCCGATCTCGGCGCTCCAGCACTACGCCTACTGCCCCCGGCAGTGCGCGCTGATCCACGTCGAGCAGGTGTGGGACGAGAACATCTACACGCTCCGCGGGCGGCGGGCGCACGGGCGGGTGGACACGCCGAAGGGCATGACCCGCGACGGCCTCCGCACAGAGCACGCGCTCCCGCTCTTCTCCGACGCGCTCGGTCTCGCGGGCCGCGCCGACGCCGTCGAGTTCGAGGCCGACGGGACGCCGTTCCCGGTCGAGCACAAGGTCGGGAGCCGGAAGAAGGGCGGGCTCGCCCGGCGGGCCGACGAGGTGCAGCTCTGCGCGCAGGCGCTCTGCCTGGAGGAAATGTTCGAGCGTGATGTGCCCGCCGGAGCGCTCTACTACCGCAAGAGCCGCCGCCGCCACGAGGTCGCGTTCTCGAGCGCGCTCCGGGTGGAGACGCAGGAGGTCATCCGGAAGACGCGGGGGCTGCTGCGGGTGCGGCGGCTACCCCCGCCCGTGGCCGACGCACGCTGCCCGCGCTGCTCGCTCATCGAGACCTGCATGCCCTACGTCGTCGAGCGCCTCGGCGACGGCGAACCGAACGACGAAACGCCATGACAACGCAGCTCCTCAACACGCTGTTCGTGCAGACGCAGGGGGCCTA belongs to Bacteroidota bacterium and includes:
- the cas7c gene encoding type I-C CRISPR-associated protein Cas7/Csd2, with protein sequence MTEHIITDPEKRHDFVFLFDVTDGNPNGDPDGDNTPRFDPETRQGLVTDVCIKRKIRDYAHEMAGADIFIQSEKTLNTRIKEAAEANDIPKPKNNKVVVPELQGHVAAAYLDVRLFGAVLSTGDYNAGQVRGPVQLTFSRSVDPILPLSVTITRQARTTEKRAETGKTEIGRKAIVPYALYRGHGFYSPHLGERVGVSQEDLALFWEAFARMFEYDRSAARGQMVLREAYIFTHDSPRGNAPAHRLFERIRFEEANGDVPRSFDHYRDRLIVDEGGLPDTIALTRLTDVAWG
- a CDS encoding PIN domain-containing protein → MTLLDRIAGRRVYFDSNVFIYVVEGSAVYESALRPVVRAVASGALTALTSELTLSEVLVHPLRDRDAERERSFLRVVRAHGGLAVEPVSRSVLIEAARLRAATTALKLPDAIHAATARLHGCAVLLTNDARVRAVPNLEVLQLSEVV
- the cas4 gene encoding CRISPR-associated protein Cas4; translated protein: MNDFSAHRIQSSGSPGGWRDAEVVPISALQHYAYCPRQCALIHVEQVWDENIYTLRGRRAHGRVDTPKGMTRDGLRTEHALPLFSDALGLAGRADAVEFEADGTPFPVEHKVGSRKKGGLARRADEVQLCAQALCLEEMFERDVPAGALYYRKSRRRHEVAFSSALRVETQEVIRKTRGLLRVRRLPPPVADARCPRCSLIETCMPYVVERLGDGEPNDETP